In one Plasmodium falciparum 3D7 genome assembly, chromosome: 14 genomic region, the following are encoded:
- a CDS encoding rifin, whose protein sequence is MKVHYINILLFALPLDILEHNKNEPHTTPNHTQTTRSLCECELYSPANNDNDPEMKRVMQQFEDRTSQRFHEYDERMVEKRMQCKDKCDKEIQKIILKDKLEKQMVEQFSTLQTDIQSDAIPTCVCEKSIEDKVEKGCLRCGSILGAAMPELGSVGGSLLYALNTWKPAAIIAAKEAALAEATDLATQAGIDTVVAQLKIEGLLASFTVKQRLVDLSSIVTSSTYNNGAILHKSAMELASSYCHFEGTQSTPPFCSTIKYGQTTNFVRYAKAGSAAFKTEFASKSATLTKAKVGAVEATYGGYHISIISSIVAIVVIVLIMVIIYLILRYRRKKKMKKKLQYIKLLEE, encoded by the exons atgaaagttcattatattaatatattattgtttgctCTTCCATTAGATATATTG gaacataataaaaatgaaccaCACACCACACCAAATCATACACAAACCACCAGATCATTATGCGAATGTGAATTATATTCACCGgccaataatgataatgatccCGAAATGAAAAGGGTGATGCAACAATTTGAGGATCGTACATCACAAAGATTTCATGAATATGACGAACGTATGGTCGAAAAACGAATGCAATGTAAAGATAAATGCGATAAagaaattcaaaaaattattttaaaagataaattagaaaaaCAAATGGTAGAACAGTTTTCCACATTACAAACTGATATACAAAGTGACGCCATTCCCACATGTGTATGCGAAAAGTCGATCGAGGACAAAGTGGAAAAAGGATGTTTGCGATGTGGAAGTATATTAGGTGCGGCGATGCCTGAATTGGGATCGGTAGGTGGGAGTCTTTTATATGCTTTAAATACCTGGAAACCTGCTGCAATTATAGCTGCTAAGGAAGCGGCCTTAGCTGAGGCTACTGATCTTGCTACGCAAGCTGGTATTGATACTGTTGTCGCTCAACTTAAAATTGAAGGATTGCTTGCCTCCTTTACTGTGAAACAAAGATTAGTTGATTTGAGTTCAATTGTTACTTCAtcaacatataataatggtGCTATTCTACATAAAAGTGCTATGGAATTAGCTAGTAGTTACTGTCATTTTGAAGGAACTCAAAGTACGCCTCCTTTTTGTAGTACGATAAAGTACGGTCAGACTACTAATTTTGTTCGTTACGCAAAAGCTGGTAGTGCTGCATTTAAGACAGAATTCGCATCCAAATCAGCAACACTTACAAAAGCAAAGGTGGGTGCGGTAGAAGCTACATATGGTGGTTACCACATTAGTATTATTTCTTCCATCGTTGCAATTGTAGTTATAGTTTTAATTATGgtgataatttatttaattttacgttatcgacgaaaaaaaaaaatgaagaaaaaacttcaatatataaaattattagaagAATAG
- a CDS encoding rifin has translation MKLNYTKILLFFFPLNILVTSYHGNNNNKTYVTSHIPTNTSRLLSEKDLQSSIYDNDPDMKSVKENFDRQTSQRFEEYEERMIPQRQKYNEQRDKDIQKIILKDKMEKSLEEKVEKGCLRCGFGLGGVAAGVGIFGSIAVNELKKAAIAKAVVVAKEAAEKAGAAAAAEAGKNAVIAGLEEMGISTLRGNVFETLFTANTYPNASEIALAINEQYNPSSCILPIGGSGPSETFCTWVKVKSDAAPKIPGKVSSTYEVIETAVKSIVTDAKTVAETAAKKATEEAIKASTDAVESAYAACQTAIIASVVAILVIVLVMMIIYLILRYRRKKKMNKKLQYTKLLNQ, from the exons ATGAAACTGAACTAcactaaaatattattatttttctttccattaaatatattagtaACATCATATCAT ggaaataataataataaaacatacgTCACATCACATATACCAACTAATACATCACGACTGTTAAGCGAAAAGGACTTACAATCATCAATTTATGATAATGATCCCGATATGAAATCAGTGAAGGAAAATTTCGATCGACAAACATCACAACGTTTTGAAGAATACGAAGAACGTATGATCCCACAAcgacaaaaatataatgaacaaCGTGACAaagatatacaaaaaattattttaaaagataaaatggaaaaatcGTTAGAAGAAAAAGTAGAAAAAGGCTGTCTTAGGTGTGGGTTTGGGTTAGGAGGTGTTGCAGCAGGTGTTGGAATATTTGGTTCAATTGCTGTAAATGAGTTGAAAAAAGCTGCTATTGCTAAGGCAGTTGTAGTCGCTAAGGAAGCTGCTGAAAAAGCAGGTGCTGCGGCCGCTGCTGAGGCAGGTAAGAACGCAGTTATTGCAGGATTAGAAGAAATGGGTATATCAACTCTACGTGGTAATGTATTTGAAACATTATTTACTGCAAATACTTATCCTAATGCCTCAGAGATTGCTCTTGCCATAAATGAACAATATAATCCATCGTCATGTATATTACCTATCGGTGGCTCTGGACCTAGTGAGACTTTTTGCACTTGGGTGAAAGTAAAATCTGATGCTGCACCGAAAATTCCAGGGAAGGTTTCTTCAACGTATGAAGTTATAGAAACAGCTGTAAAATCTATCGTCACAGATGCCAAAACTGTTGCTGAAACAGCTGCAAAAAAGGCTACTGAAGAAGCTATAAAAGCTAGCACTGATGCAGTAGAATCTGCATATGCTGCTTGTCAGACTGCTATTATTGCTTCTGTAGTTGCAATATTGGTAATAGTTTTggttatgatgataatatatttaattttacgttatcgtagaaaaaaaaaaatgaataaaaaactacaatacacaaaattattaaatcaataa
- a CDS encoding stevor, which yields MNMYYLNMLLFTFLINTLLLPHYENYLNNHYNISLIQNKTKRATIKSRLLAQTQIHNPHYHNDPELKEIIDKMNEEAIKKYQETHDPYKQLKEVVEKNGTKYTGGNDAEPMSTLEKELLETYEEIFGGQKDIMLKSGMNTNDDNISNKLSTCECTDTNNMKLESRKGKDKYLKNLKHRCIGGICSCSVGSAFLTILGFAFAKAAAMKAVADYTAFKTCVSSISTFNLLDSSTLLSSFQAISTCVEGATDMAGTIATPAMAAFYPWGIAALVLLILVVVLIILYIWLYRRRKNSWKHECKKHLCK from the exons atgaatatgtattacctaaatatgttattgtttacctttttaataaatacattattattaccacattat gagaattatttaaataaccATTATAATATAAGTCTCATTCAAAACAAGACCAAAAGAGCAACGATAAAATCAAGACTTTTAGCACAAACCCAAATCCATAATCCGCATTATCATAATGATCCAGAACTGAAAGAAATAATTGATAAAATGAACGAGGAAGCAATCAAAAAATACCAGGAAACTCATGATCCATATAAACAATTGAAAGAAGTAGTAGAAAAAAACGGAACAAAATATACAGGTGGTAATGATGCAGAACCAATGTCAACGctagaaaaagaattattggAAACATATGAAGAAATTTTTGGTGGCCAAAAGGATATTATGTTAAAATCGGGTATGAACACAAATGATGATAACATATCAAATAAGTTATCAACATGTGAATGTACTGAtactaataatatgaaaCTAGAATctagaaaaggaaaagataAATACTTAAAAAACTTAAAACACAGATGTATAGGTGGAATATGTTCTTGCTCCGTAGGTAGTGCGTTCCTTACAATATTAGGTTTCGCATTTGCAAAAGCTGCTGCCATGAAGGCTGTTGCTGATTATACAGCATTTAAAACTTGTGTGTCCTCTATTTCAACATTTAATCTACTTGATAGTTCAACTTTGCTTTCATCATTTCAAGCAATCAGTACATGTGTTGAGGGTGCTACTGATATGGCCGGAACTATTGCAACTCCTGCTATGGCTGCATTTTACCCCTGGGGTATTGCAGCTTTGGTTCTACTTATATTAGTTGTTGtgcttataatattatacatatggttgtatagaagaagaaaaaattcaTGGAAACATGAATGCAAGAAACATTTATGTAAGTAA
- a CDS encoding rifin, whose translation MKVHYINILLFSLPLNILEHNPWNHYMKPHTYTNRSLCECELYELANYDNDPQMKEVMENFIKQTQQRFHEYDERLQSKRKQYKDKCDKEIQKIILKDKLEKQMAQQLTTLDPNITTEDIPTCVCEKSLADKTEKFCLNCGKTMGGVAPGWGLVSGLGYAGWSHYAATTLVKIATDAGIAEGLKVGLTKVTEIVTQLSSSTEVAIPTIDVLTNLTTGISADNVTLLGIFKTINIGMKGEFDTDTYALFSTWVQNIATTPKSYMGRYLTEAEEVTKAFADAQTRVLTQAGNVTSNLTTGITVSIIAIVVIVLVMLIIYLILRYRRKKKMKKKLQYIKLLKE comes from the exons atgaaagtccattatattaatatattattgttttctCTTCCATTAAATATACTG GAACATAATCCATGGAACCATTACATGAAACCACATACGTACACCAATAGATCATTATGCGAATGCGAATTATATGAACTTGCCAACTATGATAATGACCCACAAATGAAAGAAGTCATGGAAAATTTCATTAAACAGACACAGCAAAGATTTCATGAATATGACGAAAGGTTGCAAAGTAAACGAAAGcaatataaagataaatgCGATAAagaaattcaaaaaattattttaaaagataaattagaaaaaCAAATGGCACAACAGTTAACCACATTAGACCCGAATATAACCACTGAAGATATTCCCACATGTGTTTGCGAAAAATCTTTAGCAGATAAAACAGAAAAGTTTTGTCTTAATTGTGGAAAAACTATGGGAGGGGTTGCCCCCGGTTGGGGTCTGGTCAGCGGTTTAGGGTACGCGGGATGGTCACATTATGCTGCCACTACTCTTGTTAAAATTGCTACAGATGCGGGTATTGCTGAAGGTTTAAAAGTTGGTTTAACTAAAGTCACCGAAATAGTAACACAATTATCAAGCAGTACAGAAGTTGCCATACCTACAATTGATGTACTAACAAATTTGACTACAGGTATTTCTGCTGATAACGTAACACTTTTGGGTATATTTAAAACCATAAATATTGGTATGAAAGGGGAATTTGATACCGACACGTATGCTCTATTTTCTACGTGGGTACAAAATATAGCTACTACTCCTAAATCATATATGGGAAGGTATCTAACAGAAGCGGAAGAGGTCACGAAAGCGTTTGCTGATGCTCAAACACGTGTATTGACACAAGCAGGCAATGTAACTAGTAATTTAACTACTGGAATAACTGTTTCAATTATTGCAATTGTAGTAATAGTTTTGGTTATgctaattatttatttaattttacgttatcgacgaaagaaaaaaatgaagaaaaaactccaatatataaaattattaaaggaATAA